The sequence CAACCCCACCAGCAAAGAGCTCTTAGGTCAACATACCTGGGGCTTTCAGATCGCCAAGGAAATCGAGGAAGGATTCCACTGCCGGggtgctgggctgggctggaggAGGATCTGCGGGGCCTCCAATGAGATCCAAAAGATCAGAGACCTACAGGGGAAGCAAGGGAGTGTTGAAGAGGAGAtggcgaggggggggggggattcccacCGCGGGGCACCAGTGCAGAGAGCTCTGGCAAAGGCATGCAGTGATAATCTGGGAAAGGAGAGGCAACAGAAACAGCACAGCCACTGCCAGGGGGGGCACATTAAAATAGGGCTGTGGGTATTCATACCACTTTAAAATTGCTGAAAGTCTTGGTGGGTCATTTAGTATTTTTTCCGCCAGTGGATTAACCATTTTTATGTTCTGTGCTAGATGTGGAAGCAAGCCAGTCAGCTGGGAggcatataaacaataaaaccattatataataataataataataataataataataataattattattattattattattattattattattattatttattatttataccccacccatctggctgagtttccccagccactctgggcagctcctaatcaagtgttaaaaacagtacagcattaaatattaaaaacttccctgaacagggctgccttaagatgtcttctgaatgtcaggtagttgtttatctctttgacatctgatgggagggcgttccacagggtgggcgccactactgagaaggccctctgcctggttccctgtaacctcacttctcgcagggagggaaccgccagaaggccctcagtgctggacctcagggtctgggctgaacgatgggggtggagacgctccttcaggtatactgggccaaggccctttagggctttaaaggtcagcaccaacactttgaatcgtgctcggaaacgtactgggagccaatgcagatctctcagaacaaTTTAAAATGGATTAATTAAATATTTCTGCCACGGACTGCGTGAATGAAGCTCACGGGTCACAGGTGCTACATGAGCTGCACTTTAGAAATGCCTCCTTTAAAAATCAAGGCTTGTGTTCAGGTTTCACCCCACCAACCCAATTTGGTTCCATTTCAGCCTTTCTGTGGTGAAGCAACAAGCTCACTGATTTGTGTAAAGAAAGAGCCGAGATGATACAGGATTCCGGTTTGTAAAAGGAGGTAGGTCAAACTAACAGCTGGGCTCTTCGAAATCCAGCATTATGCTTGGGTTCTGCTGTGGTGCTGCCAGTCTAGGGGAAGCCAAGATTGGCCAGCTCTGAAAACCAAATCCTTATTTGGAATTGGTAATCCTGGATTACGCGCTGCTCCCCGCTCCAAAATGTCACCTTGCCGTCAAGTTCGGGGTTTGCCCTGCTCCCAAGTGCCCCCTGGTGCCAACCGTTTGGCAAAGTAATTCCCCACCTGGCCAGAGTCCTGTTGCTGGATGTCGCTGCGTGCTGGCGCCACCTCCAGGATTTGAGGGGCAGCAGCGGCCTCTCTTCCATTCTgctctttttcacttccttcctcAGTGTAGCCAGTTTTGTCGACTAAGGGCATCTTCTCCAGGATGGATGCTCtggcaggaagaaagggaaaaaattgaGAGATACAGGCCTTTTGTGGGGATTTATTTGgcaagagcctaggacttgccgatcaggaggtcggcggttcgaatccctgcgacggggtgagctcccgttgctcggtcccagctcctgccaacctagcaattcaaaagcccgtcaaggtgcaagtagataaataggtaccacttcagcaggaaggtaaacggtgtttctgtgcgctgctctggttcgccagaagcagcttagtcatgctggccacatgacccggaagctgtacgctggctccctcggccagtaaagcgagatgagcgccgcaaccccagagtcggccacgactggacctgatggtcaggggtccctttacctttacttggcaAGAGAGTGGGGAAGCAGGGTAGGAGAGAGATTTTATCTGCCGGTGACTTGGCTCGGCTGTTTCCGCCGTCAACCCTCCTCATCCATCCTATGACCTGGGTGTCAGGAATAAAGGTTTCCAAACCAGATTTGGGTCCTGGCTTCCCGTGAGCACccacaaagaacatttgcaaagatTGTCAAGGTAGAAGGCTGTTCGGAGCAAAGTTTTCAGCGCTAGAACTTGGACAGGGTGAAATGGGAAAGCTAGCTAAAAAATGGGTGTTGTGTGAATGGAAGGGCCCACACAGGAGGTCAGAATATGCAGAGCACCCAAGAACGAGAGCAGTTTCAGGCACCCATCTTTGCCAAGAGTACCTGAGGTGGTCGTACTTCCGGAAGAGGGCATTGTACTCGACCGCCCGCTGCTGGAGCTCCACGTCGTGGCAGCTGCAGTAAATGGAAACCAGGCTCCGGATCCGACTTCTCAGAGCGGACGGGGTGGGGAAAAAGAATTGAGGGGAAGAGGTTATGAGCTGCCTCTGCTTCGGGTAGAGAAACAGGACGCAGGATGAGGCGGGAAATATTACAGAGGCAAATCAATTCAAAAGGCCTCGCAGGATGGTCCGACCCTTGCCACTGCTACACCCTCCCAATCATAGAGtcgtaggattgtagagttggaagggaacccaggggtcatctagcccaacccgcctgcaacgcaggaaatcgcggaatccctgacagatggcccatccaacctctgtttccaaaacctgcaatgaaggagagcccactgcCTTCTGGGGGAGTCCCTTCCCCTGTCAAACGGCTCTTGCCGTCAGAAGGCTCATCCTTATGTTttaagtcagaatctccttggCATTTGAATTCCGTCGGTTCCCAAAGATCAccaatgttttaatgtttaatggactattgtattttaatattttgttggaagctgcccagagtggctggggaaacccagccagatcatagaatcatagaatcatagagttggaagagaccacaagggccatcgagtccaaccccctgccaagcaggaaacaccatcagagcactcctgacatatggttgtcaagcctctgcttaaagacctccaaagaaggagactccaccacactccttggcagcaaattccactgtcgaacagctcttactgtcaggaagttcttcctaatgtttaggtggaatcttctttcttgtagtttggatccattgctccatgtccgcttctctggagcagcagaaaacaacctttctccctcctctatgtgacatccttttatatatttgaacatggctatcatatcaccccttaacctcctcttctccaggctaaacatgcccagctcccttagccgttcctcataaggcatcgtttccaggcctttgaccattttggttgccctcctctggacggggtataaatgggcggggtataaataataaattatgattattatgattattagaatttatatatcgCCCTGAGACcccttcacagaaaagatcaacttaaaaaccacaatatatataatctaaTAAGAACCCAATAACACCTCCCCCACAAaagacccacattttaaaagggcagagGATCTGTTGGGTTCTTGGCCCCTCAAGCCCAAACAACGTATTATGCACAAATGCATGTCATAGCAGTCCAATTATCCTTTGAAACAGGAAATGccttttctaattattattattattataacgtCCGCCCCTGCCCCCGAGGCCTGGCTTAGGAAAGGGGACGTTGAGACTGCGAGCCTAAACCAAGTAGACAACTCTGAACcccccagagaatcatgggaacctttgtttgctaagggtgctgggagttgcagctcaaactacaactcccagggttCCACGGGGGAACTGGGTGTGCTTTGCAGGTTATGGTGCGTCCGCGGCCTTAACCCGTGGCGAACCTGCGAGGGTAGGGATGCTGGCTGTGAGCTCACTTGATGTCGCTGCCCTGGAGACGGGTCCCAAGCTTCATGAGGGCGGTGAGGGCATAAGCCCTGGTGCCCGGCAGCGAGAGGTGCGACTGCAGCACTCGCTCCAACATGGAGACCATTTCCTCTGGGTCCACCTGCCGCAGCGGGGGGAAAAggtggagaaaggaggaggaggtaaagCCATAATGaagtggggtgtttttttccccAGGGTGTGTGAGCAAACTTCCCCCGTTCGATGTTCCCCACAAAATGCCCGCCCTCAGTTTCTGACTCCTCACCTGAGTGGGCTCCACCTCTTCACAGCTGCCGTCCAATAAGAGGTTGCCGTATTCACCGATGCACCAGGTAGCCACTTGGAccaagggttgctgggaaggaagagagagagggagggctgCAGCTGAAAACGCTTAACGTAGGTTAAGCAAGCCTACAAACCTGTACATTTGACGTGCATTTTAATATGCAATTCTGAAGGGTGGATTTCTTTTAGGGGGacttgtttttaatatataattttatgggtAATTTGAATGTCTTCTActgggatctgctgcctctgctaACTCTGCTCGCCAACCTTTCAcatcctcttaaaaaaaaacctcccacattattttattattatttattacatttatatttttccccaaggagctcaaggtagtgcacgtgattctcctcccccacaacaatcctgtgaagtaggttagctAAGAGACAACGACTGGCCCAATGCTGATAAGAGCAGCGtgacgacagccttacatttcTATTTGTATAGGAAGAAGAACAGCTTAAAGGTTTCAATGCTAAGCATTATAGAAATTCTGTTCAGTTAATAAAAAATGTTGAGTGGAAATCACTTGCAAGTAAGTGGGCACAGGATACATACCCTCACTCTTCTCCTTCTGGTTCTCTATGCCCTGCCCCCCCATCACCCCAATCCCGCACCTGAGAGATATCTTGGGTCAAGGCCTTGTATAGCTGTTGAACCGCATAGCCGTGAAGCTCCTTTGCACCTCCGATGAGGTGGATGAGGTTGGGCACCGCGTCGTCACGTACGTAGGAGCCAGCCTGCAGAGGGTAAAAAGAGGAACCAGGGGTGTGAGCTACGCTTCTTCTCAGAGATACGTCTCTGCCTGGCCCTCCCTTCCCTTAAAAAGGGTTCAacagattcctcctcctccacacaaGCCCAAACGACCAAGGACTCGGCTCTGAAGGCACTCTAAGGAATCTGGGCTGCTATTGGTGGGCTCTACGTGAAGCGTTCTGCTTAAGTGGGGAGGGCCTTGAAACTCACTTTTTCAACACACCTAGAATGGCAGTTTCAATGGGGTGCTGGAAAcagggaaaggaaaataaatactaAAGCCTGAAAAATGTTCACAGAGGCACAGTAGGGGGTGTTTTGGTTGCCTGAGAATGTCAGCTTTCTGTTTCTCGCCTCTCCCAAATGAAaaaacaagtttctagtccaGATGGTCTTGGAGAAGCTTCTTCAAACACAACCCCTTGAGAGAGGAAGGCCCTTCCTTGAGCCACACagctttccgctgctccccaagGATCctagccccaccccaccctccatctTACCATGGTCAGAACCTGGAGGATGGTGTCAATGTGCCAACGCTTGCTGGGCGCAAACCTGAAGTGGGCGAGGGAAGAAAACGAGAAGAGCAGGAATGTATTAGACCTATCGCTCCGCCTGAAAGTGCCCCTCACGCTGTCAGGGCATGTCATTTTACGGGGTGGAACGTAATTTCTTCAGGGAGGgagggtcttaaaaatatgtttttgggtgtgaggaattcaaatctgctattatttttgtgattggacaacattcaGCTTGGCGAATCTACGTTTGACTagaaagcacataaactgctttctcAGAAAACCAAAGACTTCTGAAAACGTCAGgtaatactaaataataataaaaataaacaacaatatttttttaatgtgctgtataATGTAAGTGCAAGCTCTcgtttttaattatttctgtgcaattttacaCGCGTTTCACTTACCAAGGAGAACTAAATCATATGAATTTAACCAAGacatcttttgaattcccaggtcttaggtcacagaattgtagagcgccaggaatcttttgcccgatgaccctaagattaagagtctcttgttCTGCCATGAGCGCCCTTCGAGGCGCGAATTCAAAAGCTGCAAAATTCAAcatgcgcccccccccaaaaacctgcCCTGGATTTCTCTACAACGCCCCCTACGGGCAACGGCCGGACCCGACTCACTTCTCAGCGGCCAGGAATATTCCGGAAGCGCAGTCCGACTTCAGCTCCGGGGCACAGGTTTCCAGGAAAACCAGCAGCTCTTTCGTGGTCGTCCTCACGTTGCTGCCGCTCACCAGGGCCAGGCTCAGCTGCAGGGCTCGCctgaggaaggagggagaagcgAGCAATTCTCCCGACTCAGAGACATCGTCTCCCGGAGCCTCGGCCCTGTCTTTCCCCCGCGTCTCACCTCTTCACAGTGGGATCCGGGTCGGCCAGGCATTCAAGGACTGTGGCCCGGTGCCTCTGAACGGCACTGTTCTCTTCTTGCAGCAATTTCTGTAGAGATGTTAGAGCCACGTATCTAAAGGGAAGATTCCCCccgacaagagaaaaataaatcacatcttgagaggcagaggaggagagagcttaaTTCAtcacatttactgtatttttcgctctgtaagacaccccagaccataagacgcacctagtttttggaggaggaaaacaaggaaaaaaatattctgaatctcagaagccagaacagcaagagggatcgctgcgtagtgaaagcagcgatccctctttctgttctggcttctgggatagctgcgcagcctgcactcgctccataagacgcacacacatttccccttactttttaggagggaaaaagtgagtcttatagagcaaaaaatacggtacatcctgTGTTTCCTTCCAGGCGCTCAGGGCGATTCTTCACCCTTgctgttttattctcacaacaaccctgtgagctgGGATAGGCTGAGAGAAGGGCGACTGGGGCCCAAGGCCACCTAGAATGCTTCATAGCCGagcgggaattcgaaccctggtctcccaggccctctAACCAGGGAAGCAGCGCAAAGAAGACCGTCCGCAGCCAATAAGTCGGAAGCGTTTCTCCTTGATTCGCTTTAAGATGGAAAGGGGACGCTGCCGGGTGGGAGGCGGGAAACGGGCAACTGTGGCATGGCCAGCCAAAATGGCGGCCGGCGAGGCCCTAAAACAACCTCTGTCAGGGCGGCCGGGAGATCCGAGCAAATCTGAATTAAGCGTGTGGCAAATTAATTTCACGCACTGTTTCACCGGGGAAGAAAAGAAGCGTCGCGCCCCTGAGGATGCATTTTAATAGGCCGAGTTATCGCGCAGCTGCCTCCCATGCGCTGTGGAAAAGGGGTGGCTGCTTGTCTTGAGGGTGGGGGAGATATTTGAGGAATTGCCTCCGTCCCTCATTTCCCCTCAGCCGTGAGGCCATTGGCGGCGGCTCATGAGGGAACCTGAGGGTCTCTGGGTACGCTCCCTCTCCCAGACCGGCGTCTACAGAAAGGGCCTCAAAGAATTAGGAGAAGGGGgcagatcatgaaggggaaacaaGGGGCCTGCAATGGCAGTGAGGAAGGCGAGTTGAGGGTTGTGGCAACGCAGCCCTGTGCGCTGTGGGCCGGTGTGGGTCAGGGGCCAGAGCATTAGACCAGGACCCGGGAGACTAGGATTCAAAAATCCGCTTGAGGCCCCTGATTGCAGACGCCATCTTCCAACATCCTACCCTCTTCTCAAATTTCAGTGTTCCCAAGCTGGAGAAGATGTCAGGCCACAGAACCGAAGAATCATAAAGggttccgagggtcatctagtccaaccccctgcgatgcaggaatcgtGACTAGATCCTGCACGGCAGATGCccttccaagctctgcttaaaaacctctgtaGGAACCAAGCGCCACGTTTTAAAAGGAGCCAGGGTGAAACATGTTATATAAGGAGACTCAGCCCCataatatattttcaaaattcCAACAGGAAAATTTCAGGTGATTGTTGGGCCGGCGTTTCCCCCCAGCTCTATCTGGGTCCTTCCATTGCTTTGTTTGTTTCGTGGGGGTTTCTGTACCTGATATTCCGGTCCTTGTTAAGGAGAAATCGCCCGAGGATATTTATAGCGAGAACCTGGGTGTGGAAAAGAGAAGTGTCCTTAATTCCCCAAATGTACCATTTGTAAGAGCtgagggggcagaggaagaaCGGAAAAGCTTCAGAACAAACAGATTCTAGCTTGGGATAGCTGGATGTGGAAGATTTTGGGGCTTGGGGGCCACACTCCCTCAAAAGCAACCTCTCAGGGGCCGCAGACCAGAGGCAGCAAGTGGACAAAAGTGGCTAGAACAACAGATACAGGTCTTATCCTTGTACATGTTGCACCCGAGCCACACAAATCTCAAAGGTTTATGGAAACAGGCGCACAGACCCCAAAGACCTCTCCATCTTCTTTCCAGGTAAGCGAGATTTATCATTGCGGTTCTCCAGACAGGCAGAACGACCCGAGGatggtgtggcttggggagaggacTTCTGGGGCCaaacagagaggtctggagggccgctTTGATAGCAGGGGCCTGAAGCTCCCACCACCTAGGGGAACGCAAGACAGTTTTGATCGTATGTGGGGTCTAGAAATGGGAAGCGCCATCATCGCGCCGGGAGGCGCCCAGAATATTCCATTTGCACCCAAAGAACCCAACACCCTCCCAAAAGATCTGAGCGCAAGAGGAGCCAAGCAAGGTGCAGGATCAGCCCAGTCCACCTGGCCCGTACGAATCCGCCATACCCGCAGGCCGCTGGTCGAGCGGACGCCCATGATGGTCAGCACCGTCTCGTACAAGATGGCGTTGCCCACGTTCCGCGTTGTCTCCGTGTTGGTGGCCACCTGGGAAGAAGCGGAGGGGTTGGCAGCCTTGCTGGCTTTTGGTGTGGGACGTTCCCCCGCCCCGCTCTCCCCCCGCAGGCCTTCACCTTggtctcttcctccctcttcactgacggcaaccccccctccccaaaatggtACAGCTCTTGCTAACAACAGGTTCTAGGTCATACAATCTAGACCAGGCCTAGCAAAGTTTCAATCGAAACGTGGAGGCTAAATGGACCCCCCGTTTTGTTCATGGTGAAGCGAACTCTGTTCTCCAGAGTCCTCTAAATGCTTCCCCTCCCTCGCCCAGGGCACTCTTTCCAGTGCCAGCAACAACCGTTGGACTCACCTGAGCCAAGGAATCGTTCATGGCGTCGCTGGCGTCTTCATTGTCCTTTCCCAGAATCCTTAGCAGCCGCAGGATCTGTACCTGGGTGGAGAGATGTTATCAGGGAGGTGAGGATGGAgtaaagccctgtttagggaagcttttaatgtttaatagactattatattttaatattctgttggaagctgcccggagtggctggggaaacccagccagatgggcggggtataaataataaattattattattattattattattattattattattattattatgaagaggAGGTGACTTTAAAAGGAGGcaaagagagggaaagctccaCTCTCTCCATCAGCTCAGTCGCTGAGCAGTCAAACTCTCCACCCTTCTGGTCACGGAGGCATGCTAAGCCCAGCCACATTTTATTGTCTCACCCTATTTGtatcccagggacgcgggtggcgctgtgggtaaaagcctcagtgcctagggcttgtcaatcgaaaggtcggcggttcgaatccccgcggcggggtgcgctcccgttgcttggtcccagcgcctgccaatctagcagttcgaaagcacccctgggtg comes from Podarcis raffonei isolate rPodRaf1 chromosome 13, rPodRaf1.pri, whole genome shotgun sequence and encodes:
- the AP1G2 gene encoding AP-1 complex subunit gamma-like 2, translating into MPEAPLTLPVLIRTIRSARTQAEERELVQRESAKIRGAFRGDEADTRASNLAKLLYIHILGYPAHFGQMESLKLIASHRFHEKRIGYLGAALLLDEKQDTHLLLTNSIKNDLLHPTAWVQGLALSTLGSLGSVAMFRDLAGEVEQLARVGQPSVRRKAVVCAVHVVRKVPDLIDVFTQLGEHLLTEQNTGILHGAVMLISEMCERSPQALDRFCKFVPQLVGLLRNLVVAGYSPEHSISGISNPFLQVQILRLLRILGKDNEDASDAMNDSLAQVATNTETTRNVGNAILYETVLTIMGVRSTSGLRVLAINILGRFLLNKDRNIRYVALTSLQKLLQEENSAVQRHRATVLECLADPDPTVKRRALQLSLALVSGSNVRTTTKELLVFLETCAPELKSDCASGIFLAAEKFAPSKRWHIDTILQVLTMAGSYVRDDAVPNLIHLIGGAKELHGYAVQQLYKALTQDISQQPLVQVATWCIGEYGNLLLDGSCEEVEPTQVDPEEMVSMLERVLQSHLSLPGTRAYALTALMKLGTRLQGSDINRIRSLVSIYCSCHDVELQQRAVEYNALFRKYDHLRASILEKMPLVDKTGYTEEGSEKEQNGREAAAAPQILEVAPARSDIQQQDSGQVSDLLDLIGGPADPPPAQPSTPAVESFLDFLGDLKAPASAIARMVAYEQDGLLVEFSMERPPLEPTLLLITATVSNRTPHDVAGFCLQVAVPKSFQVELLAPSGSTVPGEGGPPIIQLIRVLNPKKLPLRMRLRLAYTPPSGVLVQQIKEINSFPEAAWK